A segment of the Marmota flaviventris isolate mMarFla1 chromosome 2, mMarFla1.hap1, whole genome shotgun sequence genome:
GTCTTTTCTGGATTGGAAATGAGCCCAAACCTAAGTAACAATACATTTCCTCCTAATAATCTCCcaatcttctttcttctcctacaGAATTAATGTATTCataaaaaaaatgcataacactggatccttctattttattttatatatatatatatatatatatatatatatatatatatatatataaattttataacctGCAGCTTAAATCAATATTAGTCTTATGTGAAGCTATAGTTTAAGTCTCTTTCATTTGTCACTTTACCAGgcataataataatttcatttatcttcaGCCCTTGGATTGTCTCAGGATGTTGCAGGCGCAACTTTCATGGCAGCGGGTAGCTCAGCTCCTGAATTAGTTACTGCTTTCCTAGGTAAATATTGCTCCTAAGACTTTTTGCTAGCTCAGcgtgattttattccttttaagttAACACTAACGTACACAATCTTGTTCGTAGGTGTATTTATCACAAAGGGTGATATTGGCATTAGTACTATTCTTGGATCTGCAATTTATAATCTCCTTGGCATCTGTGCAGCCTGTGGCTTGCTATCTAATGTGGTATGTAAGAAAACTTTATTCAATAAAATTGTCTTGACAAGTTCTAAAAACAAGTTTATTGTCTAGGATGAACAACAAGGCAATAGTAATGCATTCAATCAAATGTATTAATCAgtagaaaaacatttattcaatTTAGTTAACCCACAAATAGCTCTTGCTCAAATTTATGAAAGTCAGTGTAGGTTTAGAaacaattttcctttaaaattcctTTCTCTCTAAGCAATATGCAAAAGGTAACAATATTTTactacaaataaacaaacagctTTAGTTTTATACTAAGCATTATAATTGAATTACTTACACCATAATGGAAACAGTAAATCAAACTATCATTTTACAGGTTTCAACGCTATCATGTTGGCCCCTTTTCAGAGACTGTGCAGCATATGCAATTAGTGTGGCAGCAGTTTTTGGCATAATATTTGACAACCAAGTTTACTGGTAAGCTTGAAATAATTGTTACTCTTAAGTAAAACATAATTACAAAGAGAACTTCATGAAATCTGATGCTTcagtaatatttttttagaaatgtcaTGTCAGTCACTTCTCATTTATCTGCTACTTCTACACTATTTTCCAATGAGTCTCTGGGCTAATTTCCTCATCACAACTGCTGATGGGTTCTCCTCACTATTTTGCAACTTCTTTTTGGTCACATCATAACCTCCCTGTTTCACTCACTAGTCACTGAAGACCACCACTCTTTGTTCTTCCCATTGGCTGATGTTCATTAATCACCTCAAGTTTTGTTGTCTGAAAAAAAGCCCCAACTTTTggctttttcttctactaggttATTGCTTTAGTAAGAATTGGTCATGGTCACAACAGATTGGAGAAAgatgatagaaaaaaatttctgtatTCCTTCAAATTTCTCTCCAATGTTCATTTAGCCTTCTTCCTTAAAGAACCAACCATGTTTAGGtgtcaatattaaaaattatttgtttcccTATAATCTCTCTATGCCTAGCTGGTACaagaaaatggggggaaaaagtgACTTACTGGACAGCTAAAAACTTTTTCAAATAAGCACCAGGCATCTACTAGGTATTTATTATTATGCTAGGCAtcataaaagaaatgtaaaacacaTGGCCACACATGTACACTGTGTAACTCccagaaagcacaagaaaaaatacaaaacaaggttAATGGTACTCCTCTGGAGTACTCAATTTAGCAGCAGTACATGATATCTGCTATCAAGAAACTTAAAAATCTAATAGGGAAGAGAATTCCCAAGTTAATCATCCTGATATCTGTGGCTCTCCCAAAGACAGCTAGTATAATAACATCCTCTGGAATTCAGCAGTTTTCTTCAAGGGACAGGGACTGTGAAACTATCCAAGCTAAGGAGTATTCCCTCCTTTAGGGATACCAGGAACTCTGTTCCTTCAGTTGTAGCAAAGAGATTCACTgtctacaaaataataaaaagtaaatgcaaGGTTCAAGTGTGATGGCATTAGTAATTACATTTAAGCAGGAAACAGTACTTATTTTTAGAGACTATATTTTCTTGTGAGTATAAGCCAAATTcacccccctgcccccccccccaaaatttctGCATAACAAATTGAAAAGCCCCAGCCAAAGTTCCTATGCCAGAAAATTTAATTTGggacatttcaaataaattaacaaatgttatattcttttataattacTATATATTTGAGGGAAACATACTGTCAATGAACTGAGGTGGAAAATGCTCAGTATTCGTTAGTTTTATTCTGAAACTCTCCAGTGATAATTTTCAAGGCACTTTTTAGGCCTAACATTTGGAAGGAATCTATAAATGTAGAAAATGGATTTATACTcctttttaaatacagaaaagtatCAAGAATTTTATCCATGAATTTATTAAAACACTCTAACCAAGTTTggaaaaatctacaaaaatataTCTAGTATCTGTGATTGTTCTTAGGCTGCTTTTGTTAGAAAATTATCAAAAGATACTGACCAAAAGTTATTAGCTCTAAAATgacttcttttaatttaaaagtacaaatttCTCCTCTTTAATTTATAGGTATGAAGGAACTTTACTACTTTTGATATATGGATTATATGTTTTGGTCCTGTGTTTCGACATTAAAATTAACCAATATATTATAAAGAAATGCAGTCGCTGTACTTGTCTTGCCAACGCTCTAGAAGAGAGAAGTGAACAACAGACACTGATGGAATGGGAAGATGAGGGCCAACTGTTCATTCATCGGCAATCAAGAACTGATAGTGGAATATTTCATGAAGATTCTGGTTATTCCCAGCTTTCTATAAGTTTACATGGACTTAGTCAGGTTTCTGAAGGTAATAACTACATTCTGCTCACTAGTAAATCTTTCCACTAGAAAAAtctaagaatttcattttaatttagcaAGTATTATGTACTTGTTATATAAAAGACATTGGAGATTCAGAGAATATGAAAAGAAAGTCCCAGCCTTAGGGAGGTTCCATTATTAAATAACAAACAATCTCTCCACCAAAAAAGCTAAAACATGAAGGAATAAATACcacaaagagataaaaataaccaCGGTTCATAAATTGGACAGACTGTATAAAATTCAGTGAAGCTAGATAGGAAATTAACACAAAGtataaaagcatttaaattgCTTGTGGGACAAGTAAGATTTTTTAACTCAATGACTTGATGTTATATCCAGAATTAATAACTACTAAAACCTTTATTACATAAGTGATGTAGAGATAAGTAATGTATATTCTATGAACTGAGGCCAAGGAAACAACATTAGTAAAAGGCCTGATTGAGTACTAACATAAATGGAGCCGAGTCAGTAAATGCACAGTAAGGAAGCAGAGGAAAGGTGGGTAGAAAGGTATGGGGTAGGATGAAGAATGGGGTAGGAAGAGTTTTACATGCTAGTGTAAGCATTGTACCTTGGAAGGTTTGTGAGGTGGGAAATTATTAGAAATGTACTTTAGTAATATTATCCTGAAATAATATTCACAGAAAAACTGGTATCTGAGATATGAGACAGGGAGATCTTTGAGAGGTTATTATAACATCCTGACATGCTTAATAGATACCTACATAGAGGACAGTGAGGATGAAAGGTAAtaaatgtgagacaatgtaaaGGAATTTTAAGATTTGGCAAGGGccaaaaaaaggaacaaagacaaTTCCAAGATTTTTATCTTGACtgagatcaaaaaaaaaaaagagggtaatTCAGATAAAAGGGCTGGTTTGGAAGAGGGGAAAACCACTGAGGTTTAAATGTGTCATGTGAAGCAGTTAGCAAAACATTAaggttggggggaaaaaatacacacacacacacacacacacacgttttgcTTAGTCAAAATCAGCTATGGCCACAAATTCAAGATACTGTTTAAAAAGGGGTTGTACAAAAcagattgtaattttaattaagtGATTAAAGGGCCtattctaacatttaaaaaaatacaatgtgaCTTCTTCCCCTTTTTACAAAAATTAGTTTCTAGTCTTCAAGGTACAAGAAATATACACCTCTAACTTAAGTTTTATAACAAGAAACTCAAAAGAACAAGTCcagattattttattacattgaaATTATATCTAATAATACCTAATGTCATATTGGTTGAAGCTTGGTAAACATTTTGAAGTTGTTTTACTAGTATTAGTTTTAATGCAGTTTGTCCCAATGAGTACATTATTTTGTAAATGCCAtacaaattttaaacaattccaaaataaaattctcatttttatccAATATATTGTTATCCTTACCCTCCACTAACTTAAAACAAACTGACAAAAAGAACATAGTCAAATGTTAAAAGTTACACTGTAGATTATTTACtagctccttctctctctctccccccatatctatctatctctctctctctctctctctctctctctctctctctctctgccctttcTTCCTAGGACTTGTGGTCAAgctcaaatttaataaaataagttaCAAAATGGACCcaaaaaccaatttaaaataagaattagaaTATACAACAATAGGATTatgctataattattttttactccCTAAGTAAGCATTATCATAAGGCAGGCCAGAAGCAAGATCAATATTAGAAAGAGAGGCAAATGAAATAGCAGGGATAGAAGCCAGGTTAATCCCCCCAAAAATGTCCCTGAGGACAATCCTTAATATAGGCAATCAAGAGATGTCCAATTCCCCCTTCATAAACATTGTTTCTGACATATTTAGCAAATGGTCCAGGAAATTTTGATGGATTTAAGGCCTTAAATCAAGAAATGCTGAGTATCACATCTTACACTGTCTGCCCTCAACTTTCAATTAGTTTCTTTTTGCCAGCAATATCAGTAATGAGGtattcaaatgttttaaatagcCTTTTAGAAACTGATACAGCTAATTTATTTCAATATTGCTTTCTAAATGGGCATTTCCAATGTAATTGGCCATTTGAGAAAActcaaaattgtttaatttttccaCAACAGATCCACCAAGTGTTTTCAACATGCCTGAAGCAgacttaaaaagaattttttgggTATTATCCCTTCCTATTATTACATTACTTTTTCTAACAACACCAGACTGCAGAAGAAAGTTTTGGAAAAACTACTTTGTCATAACCTTTTTCATGTCTGCACTATGGATATCTGCATTTACATATATCCTGGTATGGATGGTCACAATAACTGGTATGTATCTTAAGTATAACAgcacaagaaaataatttcatgtaaaaacaaattacatAGGTTCACTTCAAGTAGTCTAGGAAGCACACTTCTTTTTCGGCAAGACTAATATTAGTGCTATTTACAGAGAGATTAAATATTAATACAACAACAAGATCATTCAGGTTTTGTGAGTTCCAGCTTATGTATCCACTATATTCTTACTACTATATAGCTTGGGGTATAGTCCAAGAAATTATCTTATAAATGAAACCAAATTCACAAGATATCTATTATGCTAATAATTAAATCACATTACAAGGaattcacaataaaatatattgaattctATTCcataatgaaaaatagaataaagagccACTGTTTTGAGAAAATGATGAGTGCTATTTAACtagattatatttcattttgctttaaaaataaagtgacgaaaaagagtataaaataaagtttcattttagGTTTCTACTATTTCTATGATAAAGATTTAATTATTACTGCTCGGAAATAATCTGCTCTAGTTcccaaataaataactgaatataaACATagacaaaatattagaaatttctcttaaaagaaaaaaaagaaaagtttaccTGAATTGGCTGATAGGAAAGGTAAACAAACTATTGCCTATTTGCCAAAATCACCCAGCctatttttattagtaaaatttTACTGAAGGCATTCAGGCCCATTCTTTACATGTCATCTATAACTGCTTTTACACTACACTGGTGGAAATGAATAATTGCAACAGAAAACATATAGCCTGATAGTTTCAATAATTATTACTATCTGGCTCTTCCACCCCCAAAATTTGCTGACCCTGACTTTTCCAAATTAATAGACGTCTTAAAATAGTATGTTAGGAAAAAgcagaatatttctttttctttttttaatgaagaaaatgaaaaagtccAAATATCTTACATATTAAGTCTATCCAAATTTTCTCAGTCAGAACATATTTGAtaatagaaaaaagcaaaaccaagtaAGAGATCACAGAACAGCCCCTAAGATTATAAATAATAGTgttatttatgtacatatgaaCTCAAGCAACACTAGTAACAAAAATTAACAACCAATTCCAATACCAAGAAAATGAACATGCAAGAAATAGGCTactttataattgttattttaactagcattattggggggggggggggatacagaaaaaatattctaaactgTGTTTTCAGTTAGTTACatgtccctttctttttttcatattaactACCCTTTGGTTCTGTTTCCCAGAACGAGCACATTcctgaaaaaatgttaaactgacatcaaatataatgaaattattaatgAGTTGGGACTATATGTtagactcaaaaacaaaaagtttttgttttcttctaagattgTTGGACTTTCCCAAAGAAAACACCAAATTAAGGTATATGTTTAAAGTAggacttttaaaatacatacatgttTACTCATTTGTAGCTCAAATTGAGAGTTGGCTTAACTCACtatgttaagaaaatattttttaaaaaaagaaaattatcagtcTCATTAGCATATATTAAGTAAACAACAACCCCAATAACAGTGAACATCTACAACTTCTATAAAAATACCAAATGGAGAACGAACATTTCTCATTGGTAAAATTGTGGCTGCTAAATATCTTTACAAATGTCATTAAAAATCTGTACTACCTGGGTTACCCAAATTACCAACCCAATTCAAATATTTTGCTAGCtaaaaactaagtaaatacaCATTGATTCAGAAATCTAAACATGcctattttgtttttgaacaaagAGGAAATATCTGAAATATCTAAGAGAGTGGTTAGCTCATCTGTAAGATTTATAACTTATAATATCTATGGTGTCTTACAGGGGAAACACTAGAAATTCCAGACACAGTAATGGGCCTTACTCTATTAGCAGCAGGAACAAGCATACCAGATACAGTTGCAAGTGTGCTGGTTGCAAGAAAAGGTAAGACCTGGAAGCTGCAGTGCCCTTTCTTTAAGCTTAGCTAAATACACTTGAGTCAAGGtaatgtggaaaatatttatttcttcagtaacatacttttgaagaaaaaaaaattgactcaaGGGACAAGTTTATTATATCATAGCAAATTAATTTCATTCAATCTAATTCCCCAAATGATTTAACTGAATTGTGCATTAAATGGTAATTaactaaatcaaaatgaaaagcaaCGAGTAAGCTACATATCTTATTGAAAATggtttaataaataaagataatcattattaaataaatgttaaacttAAATACTAAcccaagaaaaatttaaaaatacaaattcaataAGACTTGCTCTAACAATTTTCCAAAactaccaacaacaaaaaagtatccAGTGTTTTTTTCTTATGAAGATTATTAATAAAACAGTATTATATGCACATTTTAACAACATGCTTTTCTTTTGCAGGTAAAGGAGACATGGCTATGTCTAACATTGTAGGATCCAATGTGTTTGATATGCTATGCCTAGGTGTTCCCTGGCTTATTAAAACTGCTTTTATAAATGAATCAGCTCCTGTAGAAGTAAACAGCAAAGGACTCACTTATATAACCATTTCTCTtaacatttccattatttttctttttttagcagtTCACTTTAATGGTTGGAAATTAGACAGAAGGTTGGGAGCTGTCTGCCTGTTATTATACATTGGGCTTGCTTCATTATCAGTTCTATATGAACTTGGAATtattggaaataataaaataaggggcTGTGGAGATTGATTATTCTTAATAGTGTTAATGTGGAAAATGTGAATGGTGGGGGTGGTAGAGAAGGAAAAACCCATTTCTTCATTTAAGTCAAATAAAAACATCCTAAATTTCAGAATCTAAAACTTACTTAATAGTAATTCTTTATCACCAcagaaaagcaatttaaaacCAACCAAAATCACATCCTAATTTGTCTGAGCCCTTTCTTTTCATGAACaattacatattataaaacaCAAGTTATGAAAAAACCATTTATCATTTACCGTACAATAAGTTGATAAAGGCTGGGGAAACTAGAACAAACACTACTATGTCATActgaaaacaacaagaaaatggcttatttcattaaaaacagtATAACCATTCATTTAAACTGAATGACCAGACTTGCTGTCTTTAGGAAACCCAAACTTGAGATTAACAAAAATCAcagtatatttttaacattatactGTTAAAAGCTGGtgggaattttaaaagttcatttttacaGCTTTTGTAAGCATACAGTATTActaaaaaaatgacttttactAGTAGATTCAGCAAAACAGATGAAGGAATGTTCCAACCGTGGTTTGAAATTATGCA
Coding sequences within it:
- the Slc24a5 gene encoding sodium/potassium/calcium exchanger 5, whose product is MVDTSPQLEEGPSGHPQGRKTARPGEGARWHAGLVERSPQLEEGHSRRLRWQAAYCRKRAAEMQTKGGSTWARRALLLGIIWATAHQPLPGASLPQRLPRATGNSTQCVVSPSSEFPEGFFTKQERADGGIIIYFLIILYMFMAVSIVCDEYFLPSLEIISESLGLSQDVAGATFMAAGSSAPELVTAFLGVFITKGDIGISTILGSAIYNLLGICAACGLLSNVVSTLSCWPLFRDCAAYAISVAAVFGIIFDNQVYWYEGTLLLLIYGLYVLVLCFDIKINQYIIKKCSRCTCLANALEERSEQQTLMEWEDEGQLFIHRQSRTDSGIFHEDSGYSQLSISLHGLSQVSEDPPSVFNMPEADLKRIFWVLSLPIITLLFLTTPDCRRKFWKNYFVITFFMSALWISAFTYILVWMVTITGETLEIPDTVMGLTLLAAGTSIPDTVASVLVARKGKGDMAMSNIVGSNVFDMLCLGVPWLIKTAFINESAPVEVNSKGLTYITISLNISIIFLFLAVHFNGWKLDRRLGAVCLLLYIGLASLSVLYELGIIGNNKIRGCGD